One Streptomyces sp. NBC_01217 genomic region harbors:
- a CDS encoding WhiB family transcriptional regulator, with the protein MGWVTDWSAQAACRTTDPDELFVQGAAQNRAKAVCTGCPVRTECLADALDNRVEFGVWGGMTERERRALLRRRPTVTSWRRLLETARSEYEQSTGILPVAIGLDDDELHERYAAVG; encoded by the coding sequence ATGGGCTGGGTAACCGACTGGAGTGCGCAGGCAGCCTGCCGCACTACCGATCCAGATGAACTGTTCGTACAAGGGGCAGCGCAGAACAGGGCCAAGGCGGTGTGCACCGGATGCCCGGTGCGGACCGAGTGCCTGGCCGACGCGCTGGACAATCGCGTCGAGTTCGGCGTGTGGGGCGGAATGACCGAGCGGGAGCGCCGCGCACTGCTGCGCAGGCGGCCCACCGTGACGTCCTGGCGCCGGCTGCTGGAGACCGCGCGCAGCGAGTACGAGCAGTCCACGGGCATCCTGCCCGTGGCGATCGGACTGGATGACGACGAACTGCACGAGAGGTACGCCGCGGTGGGATAG
- a CDS encoding ArsA family ATPase — MSRFQVVSGKGGTGKTTVAAALALALATEGRRTLLVEVEGRQGIAQLFETESLPYEERKIAVAPGGGEVYALAIDAERALLDYLQMFYKLGSAGRALKKLGAIDFATTIAPGVRDVLLTGKACEAVRRKDKQNRYVYDYVIMDAPPTGRITRFLNVNDEVAGLARIGPIHNQAQAVMRVLKSPETAVHLVTLLEEMPVQETADGIAELRAAELPVGRVIVNMVRPHLLDEDALRTAAGGRRKEIAKALTRAGVTGSAGLVRPLVEQAAEHAQRVELEREQRAVLAGLDLPGYELPLISEGMDPAGLYDLATELRKQGVGDGAGEGAGQGVGT; from the coding sequence GTGAGCAGGTTCCAGGTCGTCAGCGGCAAGGGCGGTACCGGTAAGACCACGGTCGCCGCCGCCCTCGCGCTCGCCCTCGCGACCGAGGGCAGGCGCACCCTCCTCGTGGAGGTCGAGGGCAGGCAGGGCATCGCCCAGCTCTTCGAGACGGAGTCGCTTCCGTACGAGGAGCGCAAGATCGCCGTCGCGCCCGGCGGCGGCGAGGTGTACGCCCTCGCGATCGACGCCGAACGCGCCCTTCTCGACTACCTCCAGATGTTCTACAAGCTCGGCAGCGCGGGCCGGGCGCTCAAGAAGCTCGGCGCGATCGACTTCGCCACCACGATCGCGCCCGGTGTACGGGACGTGCTGCTGACCGGCAAGGCCTGCGAAGCCGTACGCCGCAAGGACAAGCAGAACCGGTACGTCTACGACTACGTGATCATGGACGCGCCGCCCACCGGGCGCATCACCCGCTTCCTCAATGTGAACGACGAGGTGGCGGGGCTGGCCCGGATCGGCCCGATACACAATCAGGCGCAGGCCGTGATGCGGGTGCTGAAGTCCCCCGAGACGGCGGTCCATCTGGTGACGCTGCTGGAGGAGATGCCGGTCCAGGAGACCGCGGACGGCATCGCCGAGCTGCGGGCCGCCGAACTACCGGTGGGCCGCGTCATCGTGAACATGGTGCGACCGCATCTGCTGGACGAGGACGCGCTGCGCACCGCCGCGGGCGGCCGCCGCAAGGAGATCGCCAAGGCGCTGACCCGTGCGGGCGTGACCGGTTCCGCGGGGCTCGTACGCCCGCTGGTCGAGCAGGCCGCCGAGCACGCCCAGCGGGTCGAGCTGGAGCGCGAGCAGCGTGCGGTGCTCGCGGGCCTGGACCTGCCGGGGTACGAACTCCCGCTGATCAGCGAGGGCATGGACCCGGCAGGCCTCTACGACCTGGCGACCGAGCTCCGCAAGCAGGGCGTGGGTGACGGGGCGGGCGAAGGGGCGGGACAAGGGGTGGGTACATGA
- a CDS encoding ArsA family ATPase has product MTQGTTATTAADTDTDADTDSGRDVGRDAAPDRTEAPATAPALDTDALLDDPGIRIIVCCGSGGVGKTTTAAALGVRAAERGRKVVVLTIDPARRLAQSMGIDSLDNIPRRVPGIESEGAGELHAMMLDMKRTFDEIVEAHADGERARAILENPFYQSLSAGFAGTQEYMAMEKLGQLRARNEWDLIIVDTPPSRSALDFLDAPKRLGSFLDGKFIKLLMAPAKMGGRAGMKFLNVGMSMMTGTLGKLLGGQFLRDVQTFVAAMDTMFGGFRTRADATYKLLQAPGTAFLVVATPERDALREAAYFVERLAAEEMPLAGLVLNRVHGSDAARLSAERALAAAENLDGVGIVDQTAGKAGLRDPADWSVAAPEAVTPDRSSPKPDPDPSERAPKIRETPKTRKTPEASEQIPEAAAEPRTAIATEAVSVEQLTAGLLRLHAERMQVVAREQRTRDRFTALHPEVAMTHVAALPGDVHDLAGLRAIGDRLATGSVPAGAA; this is encoded by the coding sequence ATGACACAGGGCACGACCGCGACCACGGCCGCGGACACGGACACGGACGCGGATACCGACTCAGGCAGAGACGTCGGCAGAGACGCGGCCCCGGACAGAACCGAGGCCCCTGCCACCGCCCCCGCGCTGGACACCGACGCGCTGCTCGACGACCCCGGCATCCGGATCATCGTGTGCTGCGGATCGGGCGGGGTCGGCAAGACCACGACCGCCGCGGCGCTGGGCGTACGGGCCGCCGAGCGCGGCCGTAAGGTCGTCGTCCTCACCATCGACCCGGCCCGCAGGCTCGCCCAGTCCATGGGCATCGACTCGCTGGACAACATCCCGCGCCGGGTGCCCGGCATCGAGAGCGAGGGCGCCGGGGAACTGCACGCCATGATGCTCGACATGAAGCGGACCTTCGACGAGATCGTCGAGGCGCACGCGGACGGCGAGCGGGCGCGCGCGATCCTGGAGAACCCCTTCTACCAGTCCCTGTCGGCCGGTTTCGCGGGCACGCAGGAGTACATGGCGATGGAGAAGCTCGGCCAGCTGCGGGCGCGCAACGAGTGGGACCTGATCATCGTCGACACCCCGCCGTCACGCTCCGCGCTGGACTTCCTGGACGCCCCGAAGCGTCTCGGTTCGTTCCTGGACGGAAAATTCATCAAGCTGCTGATGGCCCCGGCGAAGATGGGCGGCCGGGCCGGAATGAAGTTCCTCAACGTGGGCATGTCGATGATGACCGGCACCCTCGGCAAGCTGCTCGGCGGCCAGTTCCTGCGCGACGTGCAGACCTTCGTGGCGGCGATGGACACCATGTTCGGCGGCTTCCGCACCCGGGCGGATGCCACGTACAAACTGCTTCAGGCACCCGGTACGGCGTTCCTCGTCGTCGCGACACCGGAGCGGGACGCGCTGCGCGAGGCGGCGTACTTCGTGGAACGGCTGGCCGCGGAGGAGATGCCGCTGGCCGGACTGGTGCTCAACCGTGTCCATGGCAGCGACGCCGCCCGGCTCTCAGCCGAGCGCGCACTGGCGGCCGCAGAAAATCTTGACGGGGTCGGCATTGTGGATCAGACGGCCGGGAAGGCTGGACTTCGTGACCCGGCCGACTGGTCGGTCGCCGCTCCCGAAGCCGTCACTCCCGATCGTTCCTCTCCCAAACCCGATCCCGATCCTTCCGAGCGGGCTCCCAAGATCCGCGAGACCCCCAAAACCCGCAAGACTCCCGAGGCCTCCGAGCAGATTCCCGAAGCCGCAGCCGAACCCAGGACCGCGATCGCGACCGAGGCCGTCTCCGTCGAGCAGCTGACCGCGGGTCTGTTGCGGCTGCATGCGGAACGGATGCAGGTAGTCGCACGCGAACAGCGCACACGCGACCGCTTCACCGCGCTGCACCCGGAGGTGGCCATGACCCACGTGGCCGCCCTGCCCGGTGACGTACACGACCTCGCAGGGCTTCGGGCCATCGGGGACCGGCTCGCGACCGGTTCTGTCCCGGCCGGAGCTGCGTAG